The Oryza brachyantha chromosome 7, ObraRS2, whole genome shotgun sequence genomic interval GCGGCTGCAACCATGGCGGGAGTTCAGTTGAATTTCTGTCATCTGAATGCACGGTGCGCAACGAAGGAACACCTTGTACCACTTTCAAGACCAAGCAATGCACAACTTTCAAACCTTCGAGACTTCCGAGGTTTAAGATCCTTTTCAGCTTTTTGTTCCTGTGAACTTCAAGTTCTCTAACTGCAGGCAGATTCTCAATTGTTTTCAGGCTATCGGCGCGATCTATGCGAAAGCTTCTCAAAGCAGTACAATGCTCAAGCCAGCGGGGAAGTGATTCCAGCTTGGGGCATCTTTCAAGCCTGAGATTCACTAGTGAAGGCATATCTCCTTCTTCGATGCCCCGCCATGACTTCAAGTTGCTCATCTCGCTGATGAGCAACTGCTGCAGCTTAGGAAATGCTACCCCATTATCGGGATTTCCACGAAGCTCAGGACCAATGGTAGCTGACAAATTGGAATCGATTATTGCAAGGTATTTTAGATTACTCATCTGGCCCAGAGATGGCAGATGCGAGCAATGTGAGCAGCCAGCTAGGGTTAGCCTCTGCAACTTTGATAGAGCAGGTGAGGATAGCCAAGATGGAAATTCATGCCCATAATAATTTTCCATCTTGATAGACAAAACAGAAGGTGCTGGCGCCAGTTCCTCGAAAACATCTTTGACATTCTCGGCTTTACCCATCTGTGTGGTTTGCTCATCAAGGCTGCAGCACAACTCAAGCTCTTTGAGGTGACACTTCTCCCGCAACGCTGATTGTTTTGCACTTTCTGCATTTAATTCCCTCTCTATCCTTAACATCTGAAGGCTTGTCAGCTTAGATAAGGAACTCAGCTCTTGAAATGGCCAACCACTTCTGTGTTGCGCACCACTTGGGCTCACAAGGAAACCTTGTAGGCAGTTGAGTTCTCTCATCTGGGAGAATCTAAATGATACAATATTTAGTCCTGCACCTGATATGTCAAGGCTTCTCAGGTTTTTTAGTCGGCCCACAGATTCTGGGAGAGCATTAAGACAAATGCAGTTCCTGAGTATTAAGAAGTGCAACATCCTCAGATTCTCAATAGTACCAGGAATTTCTCTAACTTGAGTATTAGCAAAACTAAGATATCTAAGGTGTGCCATCCGTCCTAAACTCACAGTAACACACTCGATCCGTGTATTTCCAAGGTCTAGAACTCTTAGGTGTGTGAACTTTAGGAAAATATCACTCAAGGCCCTGTCATTTACTGCACTCCCAGATAGGAGAAGTGTCCTCAAGTTCTTGAGCTTTTTGATGCCATTTCTAATGGCTTCTACACCTCCATGCGTAACAGACAAACGGCATGGTTTGAAAACATCACCTATATCTTGAGGGTTGCCGGTAAAGTTTTCATCTTGCGACTGAAGAAGTGCAAATGATCTGAAAAGATGAGGCATCTTTGATCCCACCACATCATAGTCTTCAATCTCTGGGAGAAGAAGACCCCGTCCTAACAATTCATCGTAGCATCTTTGAGCTTCTTCTTCAACTGTTGTAGAGTTTGTCTGGCTCACAATGAATCCCTCTGCGATCCACTGACGGGTGATACACTGCCTGTCAATAACAAATCCCTCTGGGTACAATGCACAATACAGAAAACACCTCTTCAGGTAATATGGAAGCTCTAGGTAACTCATGTTAATGGTGCTCCGTATCCTCGCAGAAATGCCACAGAAATCACTCGAGCAGACTCTTCGCCAGTCATCTTCCTTAGGGTCCACGTCCCTTAGATGGCATCCAATTCTCCTTATCGCCATTGGAAGGCCATTGCACTTTTGCACGATTCGTCTTCCGATATCCTGCATGTTGCCAGCGCTTTCATCAAGGAAGGCCCTTGTACGAAGCAACCACCAAGCATCATCCTCATTCAGCATCTTCACCGTGTGAAGATGGATGGCCCCCATCCTCCTAGCAACACGCTCATCCCGGGATGTCACAAGGACTCTACTGCCAGGGGCGCCATGTTGGGCTTGAATCTCTAGCCGCCCATCCCAAACATTCTCTCCCCATACATCATCAATGACCAGGAGGAACTTCTTACCTTGTAAATATGATAGCAACAGTGCTTGTTGTTCTGCAGTCTCTGCTTTTTTGAACATCCCATCATACCACATTGTTAAGTGCTGCAAGTCTTTGGACATGTGTACCCATAGTCTGGTCTCAAACATTGTTGCCGCCCTATGGTATACCTTTCGGGCTAGGGTGGTCTTGCCTACTCCAATAGTTCCAACAATAGCAAACAAAGGACAAGTAGTAATATAGTCTCTCTTTAGCAGCTGTATGAGAGTATCACAGTCATTCTCAACCTCTCTGCCTACAATATCAGGCTCAAGATCTGGAGCAACATCAAGATCTAATCTGATTTGGTCTTCTGTCACTGGATTTAGATGGAGCACTGTACTCTCTGACTTAATGCTCTCCAGTTCCTGATTTAGTTCGTGTATATCATTTGCTATCATGTAGTCAACAGCAACATCTCTGCAGCACTTAAAAAGTGATGAAGGATTGCATTCCTACACAGAAACAGTAATTTTAATTCATGTGTGAATAGCTAAACAgtacaataaaatatgaatgtaGATATAGATGTGAAAATGTACTACAGAATTTTCTCCGTAAGACTGGAATCAGCAAGATAAGCACATTAGACCATTTCATGGTAGataatgtatatgtttgtcCAATGCAAATTAAGATTAGGTACTAACACTACTCACAGTGCATACATGCCAATTCCAGTGATCTTGGCCACTTGACAAGAAATACGAAAAGCACAGTAACTGACAATCTAGCATTACCAGTTCTACTGACTAGGACTAGTAGATGTCATACCAATTATGAAGTGATTTAACTCTTTCATTTTTATGTGAATTAATGCTAATGATTCACCCCTTCAATAAAAAGTACAGTAGTTTCACcccttcaataaaaaatacagtagTTTCACcccttaaataaaaaatacagtagTTGTATGTGTCATACCAAACACAATAGTTatattccttaaaaaaaaaagacagtagttttaccccaaaaaaaaagaaaaaaaagaaaaatgaatgaaCTGAAATAGCAAACGTGAACTACCACTCTAACAGCTaagatatgtaaatatttcaaataatctTTCTGCTATCAAGATGTTAACAACATGTGGCACAGAAGCAGACGCTACtagtacacatatatatgtgttaagGTATATTTAGGATATGAGGCCCAGGATTAATCGCAAATTGCCTTTGATTACATTTGGTCCACATTAAGCATTAGTTGGACAGATTGTTAGATAGGACAAAGAATGAATGGTTGTTTCTGCTAGAGGCATGCATATTCAGTACACAGTTAATGACCTTACATTCCATATTGGTCATTCAGAGAGCTCAAGAAAATTGGTGTACTGATACTAATATCCGTTAAAATTTCAGCACAAATAACACACTGGTTTCCTGTGTATCTGCAACAAGAACCTGGACTGAGAGCCTGAGATGTGTTCAAAAGTCCACCATATTGTTTCAACTTTCACATTTGTCACTATTGATTGGAGCATTCCTTGAAGAACTGAGAGGGGCTGAAAAGTGCCCATTGCCTCCAACCCCATCTAAAAGTTGAAGCTATACACATTATGTTGGCGTATTTCAGTGAGCCCgcaaaattcaaaatactCAAACACATTGTCTGCAAGTAAAGCTTTTTGGACAGGCATTGGCAATTTGGTCTTCAATGAAAATACAAATCAAActaagctaaaaataattatcaacGAAAACATAAAGGAAAATAATAATTCATAACATGTTCTGGGGGTTAGAAGAAAATTGATGAAGATTCAAGAGATATAACCTGTGGTTGGAACATTTGGAGCCTCTCCTGTTCAATCCTGCAGCGGTCAATGATGTTCTCTGCCTCATAAGCTATTCCTCTCAACCGCTTCAACCAATCCCTTGTGGTTTCGTACTGCACGACCGTCTGCTCCGCATCCCGGATGATCGCCGTCATGGTCTCAAGCTTCCTCTTCAGCTTGTTGATCTCATTTTTGACGCACAGCACCTTGGCAATCTCGTTAGCAGCCAAGTTACCAAGCGACATGACGACATCCTTCGTGTAACCAGCTAGAATTGTCTCCATCAGAACTCACCTGAGGCTTTCTCTGCAGAGAGTCAACCATTCTTGCATCAATTTTCTTTTAGCTGAGGAACCAGCAAAATTGAT includes:
- the LOC102709291 gene encoding putative disease resistance protein RGA3 yields the protein METILAGYTKDVVMSLGNLAANEIAKVLCVKNEINKLKRKLETMTAIIRDAEQTVVQYETTRDWLKRLRGIAYEAENIIDRCRIEQERLQMFQPQECNPSSLFKCCRDVAVDYMIANDIHELNQELESIKSESTVLHLNPVTEDQIRLDLDVAPDLEPDIVGREVENDCDTLIQLLKRDYITTCPLFAIVGTIGVGKTTLARKVYHRAATMFETRLWVHMSKDLQHLTMWYDGMFKKAETAEQQALLLSYLQGKKFLLVIDDVWGENVWDGRLEIQAQHGAPGSRVLVTSRDERVARRMGAIHLHTVKMLNEDDAWWLLRTRAFLDESAGNMQDIGRRIVQKCNGLPMAIRRIGCHLRDVDPKEDDWRRVCSSDFCGISARIRSTINMSYLELPYYLKRCFLYCALYPEGFVIDRQCITRQWIAEGFIVSQTNSTTVEEEAQRCYDELLGRGLLLPEIEDYDVVGSKMPHLFRSFALLQSQDENFTGNPQDIGDVFKPCRLSVTHGGVEAIRNGIKKLKNLRTLLLSGSAVNDRALSDIFLKFTHLRVLDLGNTRIECVTVSLGRMAHLRYLSFANTQVREIPGTIENLRMLHFLILRNCICLNALPESVGRLKNLRSLDISGAGLNIVSFRFSQMRELNCLQGFLVSPSGAQHRSGWPFQELSSLSKLTSLQMLRIERELNAESAKQSALREKCHLKELELCCSLDEQTTQMGKAENVKDVFEELAPAPSVLSIKMENYYGHEFPSWLSSPALSKLQRLTLAGCSHCSHLPSLGQMSNLKYLAIIDSNLSATIGPELRGNPDNGVAFPKLQQLLISEMSNLKSWRGIEEGDMPSLVNLRLERCPKLESLPRWLEHCTALRSFRIDRADSLKTIENLPAVRELEVHRNKKLKRILNLGSLEGLKVVHCLVLKVVQGVPSLRTVHSDDRNSTELPPWLQPQEPFILKRLEIIGTEELLDKCSSASSPYWSSIQHADHVFAHLPDDTFYFSYTKSNGSFHRSARSLARSSLYSSPSFVMPSVTQGSDVIAPEEDAGRNMQIEIGRSRSQSWVRTELFAVLLFVAAHLFFLSTAPASAH